Part of the SAR202 cluster bacterium genome, GCCACTATTTCACCTATGGTAGCCAGAAGAAAAAAGAAGAGGCCTATCCCGAAACTTAGTATCAATGGCCGGTTCCCCCACAGAAAACCTCCGCCCCCGTGTACCGCCAAAAAGAATATTACGCCTATGGCCCCATTAATCCCCAGAGACACTATCGCCGCCGACAATCTCCACAACGGGTGTAATCTCTGCTCCACTCCCGGCAGGCGTCCTCCCAGTCCCATCCATAAAAGGCTCCCCAGCCACGCCATCGCGCCCATTCCCAACAACACATACACGCCCGCGCCAAAAGACCGGCCCGTGACGGCATCTACTATCCCCCCTACTACCCCCCCCCCCACTAGCCCGGCCAGCCACGCCAGCCAGAAACGGTACCCCCAGTGCAGTCCCTTCCGCCCCCCTGTCGAATACGCCTCTGGAAGTGCCGTCCCGCAGTTGGCGCAAAACCTCGCCCCGGACGGGTTGCCCTGCCCGCATTGAGCACACCTCAGTTCCTTTTGGACCACCCTGCCTCCACAAAAAACCTTCTCCTCAGTCTACCCATATATATAACAAGACGGCTAGAGGTCTAATTCCGTTCCAACAGCCTTCCAAGTTTCCCCAGGCGATAGACTGGTTATTAATCCTTTGGACCTAACAAATACAAAAAGAGAGACGATGGCGGCCGGGCAATCGTCTCTCTTTTCAAACTCACGAGTGGTGTGGTTATGGGCCAGCGCAGAATTCGTCAATAATGTCATGCAATTCTTGCACCGTAAAGCCAAGGTCCTTTGCAACGTTTGCGAAACCGCGCTCTTTGCTCGCGCCGCCCGCGCCCTGCGCAACCCATGCCGTGGTCTGACCCTTGCAGTTGAGGTCACCCGGGGTTCCTATCTCTTTCTCCTTAGCCAGCGCGGTACCTGAGAAAGCGGCAACCATTAACGCAACTACAGCCAATGCCAGTACTAGTCTTCTCTTCATTGCTCCCTCCACAACACAAGGTTTTAAGGATTTGACCTTACGCTCCTGCGACCGGCCTGACGGGCTTCGGCCCAGGCCATCCTATGCATATCCCTGCGGACTAGAAACAGATAAATTGAGTAATTGAATAAGTTAATAGACTAGGTCTCCTCGCCTAATTATTCGGAAATGCTTTGCTGGTGATTCAGATGAGTCCACCCAGTCGCAGAGCTCCGCCCTTCACATCCTTCCGACAACACCGCGCTCAAGTTGACTCACTTTTCCAGCAGTGCAATAATTCAGAAAAATTAGTCTGTAACAAGGAGTCGCGCCAATGTATAAAGGCCTCAAAGTAATCGATGCCGACGCCCATATGCAGGAACCGCCTGACGTATGG contains:
- a CDS encoding zinc ribbon domain-containing protein, yielding MVQKELRCAQCGQGNPSGARFCANCGTALPEAYSTGGRKGLHWGYRFWLAWLAGLVGGGVVGGIVDAVTGRSFGAGVYVLLGMGAMAWLGSLLWMGLGGRLPGVEQRLHPLWRLSAAIVSLGINGAIGVIFFLAVHGGGGFLWGNRPLILSFGIGLFFFLLATIGEIVAFLTVWGVVYLARKGYRSRQGRPASA